The DNA window aacaaaataaataattttttttgatgaaaaataaaataaataatttattttagtggcactattaatttttttgttatgatttttttaataattattatttctttttactTGTATTTCGAAAACTGAAATTCTAATTAACAATTATCTTTAATCTATAGGGTTTGcatattattttagttaattttttaataaagttaattaCAATTAGTATGTACtcgaattattttatcaattataattttttaataattagaagcATCGAttgaatttttgatttttactatattaatataaaaataaatatatcaaaaattcattaaatgataaaaaataaaaaataaagtatatttagaaattaaaacataaagatattataattatagtattccaaaatttatagttatttttaaaaaatatgaaaaaaggtgatatgaatatgaatcaTACGATAGATTGatggaattatttttttatattttattctattttgtggggcataaaaatataaacaaaaaataaataaattaggagAGCGTCCAGATTCTCTTCACATACAATGTGTGGGAACCACATGCTTAAACTCTCAGTAAAATGTTgacaaattacaaaaattaaccAAATTCAGACAGGTACCACTTTTTTTTCGGTTCTTTCTTTCTAATTTCTTCTCACTGatgttagagagagaaacaaAATTAGaatctagagagagaaagatgTGTGTCTCTAATTAGTAATAACAATACCATCTTTTTTTCtgacattttttttaactaCTCCCCTGTAAGAATTAACagtggtttttttttaaaaaatttcattttttgaaGTGGTTTTCGAATCTTTGATGGGTTTTTGGTTTCTGGGTTGATcaaagattttgaaatttatggtGTTAAGAATCTAAAATTTGTGTTCTTTATCATTGGAATATGATAATTAAGCTTGCATTTGTTTTTGGCCGGTTTGAGGCGCATGAGAGACACAaggtttgttattttatttacttttttctgTTCTTATActtgtatttattttaatccATGTTGCtgattgttttttgttttaaattgcttgGAAATAACAGGATTACTACAGAAATAAGCAGTCATTGAGGGCCTAGCTTGTAAGATCTTGAAATTTACTTGATGGAGTTTTGTTTTTGATTGCAAATAAGATCTTGTGGAGGTTTTTGCAATGAGTGGCGGCTTTGTAAGGCCATGGAAGatgtaaatttatttagtttttttctaTAGCTGTAAATTATAGCTTGAGGAGTTGACAAGAATGTGTTGAGCTGGTGTTAAGTTAGGTGCAATGTTAAGAACATTAGCTCCTGGGTTCTTAGTCATAGCTTGCCTTATGATCTCGGTCTCTGCCATCGATAATGAGTTTGCGAATTGTAACTGTGATGATGAGGGGTTATGGAGCATACAAAGCATTCTAGAGTGTCAAAGAGTGAGTGATGTGTTGATTGCAGTAGCGTATTTTTCGATTCCTATTGAGCTTCTTTACTTTATTAGCTGCTCGAATTTTCCGTTTAAATGGGTTCTTCTTCAGTTTATTGCGTTTATAGTCCTTTGTGGATTGACTCATTTGCTCAATGCTTGGACTTATTATGGGCCGCATTCGTTTCAACTGATGCTGTCACTCACCATTGCTAAATTGCTTACTGCTTTGGTTTCATGTGCAACTGCGATTACCCTTTTGACTTTGATTCCTCTGCTTCTTAAATGGAAAGTGAGGGAGATTTTCTTGACGCAAAATGTGTTGGAGTTAGATCAAGAAGTTGGTATTATGAAGAAGCAGAAGGAAGCAAGTTTGCATGTTCGTATGTTAACTCGAGAAATTAGGAAGTCGCTTGATAAGCATAACATATTGTATACGACTTTAGTTGAGCTTTCTAAGACGTTGGATTTGCACAATTGTGCTGTGTGGATGCCAAATGAGAATAGAATGGAGATGAATCTCACCCATGAGTTGAAACCAACTTCTAAAAGTTATCATTTTTCTATTCCCGTCACTGACCCTGATGTGTTAGAGATAAAAGGCAGCAAGGGGGTGAAGATTTTGAGGCCGAATGCAGCAATTGGCGCTGCAAGTGGTGGTGGCTCTGAGGAGGCAGGTGCTGTGGCTGCAATTCGGATGCCTATGCTTCGGGTTTCAAATTTTAAAGGAGGGACACCTGAACTAGTGGAAACTTCTTATGCTATACTGGTTTTGGTTCTTCCGAACATGAATTCCAGGGTTTGGAACTTCGATGAAATGGAAATAGTGGAGTGTGTAGCTGATCAGGTGGCTGTCGCTTTATCTCATGCTTCAGTGCTTGAAGAATCTCAAATAATGAGAGAGAAGTTAAGTGAGCAAAATCGTGCTTTGCAGCAAGCTAAGAAGAATGCAATGATGGCAAGCCAGGCAAGGAACTCATTTCAGAAGGTGATGAGTCATGGAATGAGGAGGCCCATGCACTCAATCTTGGGCCTGCTTTCTATGTTCCAAGATGATAGCATGAGCTTTCAACAGAAGATTATCATTGATACTTTGATAAAATCCAGCAATGTTCTTTCCGCTCTGATTAATGATGTGATGGAGATTTCAGCGAAAGATAATGGAAGATTTCCATTAGAAATGAGGCCATTCCGGCTGCACTCCATGCTCAAGGAGGCTTCTTGCCTTGCTAAGTGCTTTTGTGTGTACAAAGGTTTTAGTTTTGAAATTGATGTTCAGAGTTCTTTGCCTGATTTAGTTAATGGAGATGAACGAAGAGCTTTCCAAGTGATCCTACATATGGTTGGATATCTTCTAAACATCAATGATGGTGGTGGAACAGTAGTATTTCGGGTTTCTTCAGAGAGTGGCAGTCAGGGAAAGAATGATAGAATGATGGGCATGTGGAAATCAAATGCACCGGAGGAGTTTGTTTCTATAAAATTTGAGATTGAGATCAGGGAGAGGAATACTTCAGCAGACGGACCGTTTTCAGCCACACATTCTTCTGGGAGGAGGCAAAACAATGATGAAGTCAAGGAAGGCTTGAGCTTTAGTATGTGCAAAAAGCTTGTGCAGGTGAGCTCCATGAAACTATTACCCATATCTAATCATTTCTTTCTGGTCAGTTTGTTGCACTATCCATAAATTTGATGGGGGCAGACGACCCATAGGACCGAACTTTTGCGTTCTTCTTTGATATATAAAGATGAACACTACTCTTGTTTACTGCAGTGGAGGATACTTGGGGTAAATTGAGCAGCTTGCGGTAGAAAGTTCCCGTTTTCTAGTTTCTTTCATGAATTGTTCGTGTGTTTTGAATAGCAATTACATAGAAAGCATTTTGATGTCGCGGTAGATACTTAAGCTTGTTTTCTGCTGATTCTGCATCTAGGCTCATCCAGACAGAAATTAGTGAATCATTCATATTACATCGGTATTGCTTAAACTTGTTGATTATTCGTTTAGATAGGAACTTTTGGTTTTCGGTAAGTCAGGCTTATAGGTTTTCCGGCTAGCCTATAATAGTCACAAAGATGGGATATAGAAAGTATAGCCATATGAACGGATAAACTATGAACGAACTATCTAAATTTCATCTATAAATTTTGAGTTCGTTAGCATTTGAAGGCCTTCATCAATGTTTTGCTTTTTGTTGCTGATGTTACTTTATTTGCACCCTATTTGTCTCAACATAATGAAAATAAGTTTCATTTTTGCAGATGATGCAaggtaatatttggatttctcaTAATTCTCTGGGTCTTGCTCAGAGCATGACTCTGGTTCTAAGGTTTCAAATCCGGCCTTCTTACGGAAGAGGAATATATGCCCCTGGAACTACCTCAGACCAACCAAGTTCTAATTCTCTGTTTAGAGGCCTTCGGGTTATACTTGCGGATGACGACGACGTAAACAGAACTGTAACGAAGAAGCTGCTCGGGAAATTAGGCTGTGAAGTAACCGCTGTTTCTTCTGGGTTTGAATGTCTCAGTGCTATTACTTCTTCTGAAAATTCTTTCGGAGTGGTTGTTTTGGATCTTCAGATGCCGGAAATGGACGGTTTTGAAGTGGCAATGAGAATCCGAAAGTTCCGAAGTCGTAATTGGCCATTGATTATAGCCTTGACTGCAAGTGCTGAGGATCATATTTGGGAGAGATGCCTGCAGATGGGAATGAATGGAGTGATTAGAAAACCTGTTCTTTTACAAGGGATGGCTGACGAGCTTCGTAGAGCTTTACAAAGGGCGGGTGATGGTGGATTATGAAGAGCGAGTGTCGTCGTGATGAGCAAGTTGCGAAATATGATCCCGCATCGTTTTTATCTCTTATCCTAAGATTGTTTGGGGTCCCAGAACTCATAATCATCTTGCCTTGAAGGTGCAGCATCAAAAGCATTTATACTCATTGGTATACGAAAAATGTAAACTGTCACTTTCTTGCTAACCAAACATTGAGCTAGAACTTCATTGAACATATTATAACTTGCTGTCCAATTAGTCATATTGTCTTCTAATAGTTCAAAGGAAACTTGAATATCATTCATACAGATTAGTTCTTTTTCTTATTGCCATTTTTTAGctgccattttttttaaaagctcTAGCTGCCATCTTTAATTTTCTTGATCTTCAATTTTCTCTTTTCTGCTAAAATTTTCCTtgaaaattgaaccaaatttaattaactaaaaaattaactatccttgaaaatcgaatcaaattgaattaaccaacaattttaaaaaaaataactataaccaaaagtcaaaccaaactaaaattccGGTTTGGTTTCAGTCGGTTAATTCGGGTATAACCGAATACTTCATGCTTTTAAATGTGCATTACACTCATCGTAGGTCCGTAACATGCATGAATTTAAATTTTCGTTTATCTAAAACATATCAGTCTAATGGGGCACATCATCAACTTAAATGAGGAACgtgtaaataaaaatttaaaagtagcaggacatattaaataaaaagttaatgaatgtattatataaataaaaaaattgaaaagtacaAGGATTTTTCATCATCTATGCAAAACaactaattacttttttttaacgAGATGTTCACAAATTCCGTCCATATATATGtttatcaatttgatttttcaaatgatgaaaaaaaaattgatttttaaatatgaaaaagtagTAAATTTTGTTGGGCTTAGGTTTATAAACCCAGCACAACAGACAGAAATGGGCTGCTATTATCTGAGTGACATGCAGAAATAGACTGCCACTTCCCAATACTTGAACACCGCCGTCTCGTCTCCGACAGAAGCATAAACATGAACCAACAAACAGAAACAGAAACAGAAACGAACTACTTCTCCAAAGATTTTGAATGGGAAACGCTTCAACAACAAATAGAAACCAATCCTTCTTTCAAATTCCATTTACTTCCTTTCATTTCATCTCCTACAAATCAAGAACAAGAAACCGGTGATTCCAAGGCGTGGCAGAGGTTCCATATCCGCCACTCCACCGGAAAATTCTTCAAGGTAGTGATTCTAATACCATTTTAGCTTATTTTTCTAATAagcaaagaaagaaaataaattggTTAATTGCAGGAGAGAAAATACTTATTGAAGGAGTTTCCCGAGTTAGTTTCTTGCCAAGATTTTCCTAAAGTTTTAGAGGTTGGCTGTGGCAATGGCAGTTCTGTAATTCCAATCTTACGGTATTTTTCGTACTCATTTCTTGATTTTTAGGTGGTCTTGGTGCGTATCTATGgtattcgtgcaacaaaccaacaAGACGCTAGTCATGTTGCAATATTTGATAATAATAAGAAAAAGTAATATTTAATGATTCTCTCTATATGACGTGGCACAACCGTTGAAGGAGATAAATACTCATATTTTATTCTTgttaatttcttgaaatttttgttgaattttggAACTCAGTGTAtcttgttgttgttgttttgtttttggttttagTGGCAACAAAAGCATATATGTTTATGCTTGTGATTGTAGCAATGAGACACTCGGTAGAGCAAAAGCCATTGTTGATGCTTCTGATATAGTCTCTGTACAACAACGGTTTAAGGCTTTCTATGCTGATTTTGCTGTCACTGGATTTCCTAAGTGGTTGCTTTGCCATTCTTGCCGGGGAGTTCTCCCTCAAAAGCAGTCGGAATGCTTGTCTTCAGGTtgcctttaaaaaaaaattgttgatcCTTTAGTTTTAATAGCAATTTATGGAGTGTTACAAACCATGCATTCGTCTTCAGATGTTAAAGAGAAAAGTACAACAGATGTAATTGGATCATGCTCGTTGGGAGAAGGTAGTTGTTGCATTGGTGGAGTTGATTTTGTTACCTTGGTATGTCTGCTTCTCTAAAGTTAATTACAATTGGAACATTGAGATGTATCATCCAAATTGTTAAACAAAATGAGGTTGGTTAGAAATTTAGAATTGTGTATACCGAGGatattaacttattttatgAGGGGTTGAGTTATggattttgatataaaaaatctAATGTATTGCTGATTCATAGCCTATTCTGTTGAACTTAATTATTCACTTGAAATCTATGGTTAAAATGACTCTTTCTCTAGATATATAATAGCTtattgagaaaataaaattcaagGACTTCGCTTTGGAAATTTCTTTGAGAAATTAGGATTTGCACATTTAGAATTCTCAGTTAGTGCCAAGCAATGATGCCAGTGCCTTTTGTTTTAAGATTATATGCGTTCCCCAGCTATGTTCCTTACCTTTAAATTTTTGCAGTCTAACACGTGAATGGtaagtattatacatataaagaaagaatatgataatattttcatCACATTTACAATTCTGGATTATAACCGAGATCCTTTTTAGACCTTATAGAAAGTGAAATTATGATGCTGAATTACCTCTCTTTTTCCTTGCAAATTATGTCAG is part of the Mercurialis annua linkage group LG3, ddMerAnnu1.2, whole genome shotgun sequence genome and encodes:
- the LOC126673516 gene encoding protein EIN4, with protein sequence MLRTLAPGFLVIACLMISVSAIDNEFANCNCDDEGLWSIQSILECQRVSDVLIAVAYFSIPIELLYFISCSNFPFKWVLLQFIAFIVLCGLTHLLNAWTYYGPHSFQLMLSLTIAKLLTALVSCATAITLLTLIPLLLKWKVREIFLTQNVLELDQEVGIMKKQKEASLHVRMLTREIRKSLDKHNILYTTLVELSKTLDLHNCAVWMPNENRMEMNLTHELKPTSKSYHFSIPVTDPDVLEIKGSKGVKILRPNAAIGAASGGGSEEAGAVAAIRMPMLRVSNFKGGTPELVETSYAILVLVLPNMNSRVWNFDEMEIVECVADQVAVALSHASVLEESQIMREKLSEQNRALQQAKKNAMMASQARNSFQKVMSHGMRRPMHSILGLLSMFQDDSMSFQQKIIIDTLIKSSNVLSALINDVMEISAKDNGRFPLEMRPFRLHSMLKEASCLAKCFCVYKGFSFEIDVQSSLPDLVNGDERRAFQVILHMVGYLLNINDGGGTVVFRVSSESGSQGKNDRMMGMWKSNAPEEFVSIKFEIEIRERNTSADGPFSATHSSGRRQNNDEVKEGLSFSMCKKLVQMMQGNIWISHNSLGLAQSMTLVLRFQIRPSYGRGIYAPGTTSDQPSSNSLFRGLRVILADDDDVNRTVTKKLLGKLGCEVTAVSSGFECLSAITSSENSFGVVVLDLQMPEMDGFEVAMRIRKFRSRNWPLIIALTASAEDHIWERCLQMGMNGVIRKPVLLQGMADELRRALQRAGDGGL
- the LOC126671982 gene encoding uncharacterized protein LOC126671982, encoding MNQQTETETETNYFSKDFEWETLQQQIETNPSFKFHLLPFISSPTNQEQETGDSKAWQRFHIRHSTGKFFKERKYLLKEFPELVSCQDFPKVLEVGCGNGSSVIPILRGNKSIYVYACDCSNETLGRAKAIVDASDIVSVQQRFKAFYADFAVTGFPKWLLCHSCRGVLPQKQSECLSSDVKEKSTTDVIGSCSLGEGSCCIGGVDFVTLIFTLSAVPLKRMPTAISDCLSVLKPGGLLLFRDYGLYDMTMLRFEPHKRVGFREYMRGDGTRSYFFSLETVRDLFVGAGFVELELEYCCVNSVNRRKGKSMQRVWVHGKFQKPI